The Penaeus chinensis breed Huanghai No. 1 chromosome 21, ASM1920278v2, whole genome shotgun sequence genome has a window encoding:
- the LOC125036510 gene encoding RNA-binding protein lark-like isoform X1: protein MPPKTKIFVGKLPPTCKDFELRKLFERFGEVTECSILGNYAFVHMKTEDQAGNAIRNLNNWDLNGFKISVEQSTGEKRAGGMGGMAGGRGMGGGFRGRGGPMRGRGMGRPGPYDRRPPMGDRYGPPPPGPPPPAPPMRNGYYDDYERRDRRPLPPAGGLDRRPPPPPMPREPAYRDPYDRYDSYERMPPPPMGRRTPPPMDRRPPPMGYDRRDDPYGDMYGPRAERDMYGGGREMFPPRGRSPPRRSPPRRYPGPPRDMPPRRF from the exons ATGCCACCGAAGACTAAGATCTTCGTTGGCAAGCTGCCGCCAACCTGTAAGGATTTTGAGCTGCGAAAATTGTTTGAACGTTTTGGTGAAGTCACAGAATGTTCAATCCTAGGCAATTATGCCTTCGTACACATGAAGACAGAAGATCAGGCAGGCAATGCTATCAGGAACTTGAACAACTGGGACCTCAATGGCTTCAAAATTAGTGTAGAG CAATCCACGGGAGAGAAGCGAGCAGGGGGTATGGGTGGAATGGCTGGTGGAAGAGGTATGGGTGGGGGCTTCCGAGGGCGTGGTGGCCCAATGAGGGGAAGAGGCATGGGCAGACCAGGACCATATGACCGCAGACCACCTATGGGTGATCGATATGGCCCACCTCCCCCTGGGCCCCCGCCACCTGCACCTCCCATGAGAAATGGATATTATGACGATTATGAGCGCAGAGATCGTCGCCCACTGCCACCTGCAGGTGGTTTGGACAGgcgccccccacctcctcccatgCCCAGGGAGCCAGCATACAGAGATCCCTATGACCGGTACGATTCGTATGAACGTATGCCTCCTCCACCAATGGGCCGACGCACCCCACCACCTATGGACAGGCGGCCACCTCCCATGGGCTATGATCGCAGAGACGACCCTTACGGAGACATGTATGGACCCCGAGCTGA GCGTGACATGTATGGAGGTGGACGGGAAATGTTCCCTCCTCGTGGAAGATCCCCTCCTCGACGCAGTCCACCACGCCG CTACCCCGGTCCTCCCCGTGACATGCCCCCCCGACGCTTTTAG
- the LOC125036510 gene encoding RNA-binding protein lark-like isoform X2, whose protein sequence is MPPKTKIFVGKLPPTCKDFELRKLFERFGEVTECSILGNYAFVHMKTEDQAGNAIRNLNNWDLNGFKISVEQSTGEKRAGGMGGMAGGRGMGGGFRGRGGPMRGRGMGRPGPYDRRPPMGDRYGPPPPGPPPPAPPMRNGYYDDYERRDRRPLPPAGGLDRRPPPPPMPREPAYRDPYDRYDSYERMPPPPMGRRTPPPMDRRPPPMGYDRRDDPYGDMYGPRADYPGPPRDMPPRRF, encoded by the exons ATGCCACCGAAGACTAAGATCTTCGTTGGCAAGCTGCCGCCAACCTGTAAGGATTTTGAGCTGCGAAAATTGTTTGAACGTTTTGGTGAAGTCACAGAATGTTCAATCCTAGGCAATTATGCCTTCGTACACATGAAGACAGAAGATCAGGCAGGCAATGCTATCAGGAACTTGAACAACTGGGACCTCAATGGCTTCAAAATTAGTGTAGAG CAATCCACGGGAGAGAAGCGAGCAGGGGGTATGGGTGGAATGGCTGGTGGAAGAGGTATGGGTGGGGGCTTCCGAGGGCGTGGTGGCCCAATGAGGGGAAGAGGCATGGGCAGACCAGGACCATATGACCGCAGACCACCTATGGGTGATCGATATGGCCCACCTCCCCCTGGGCCCCCGCCACCTGCACCTCCCATGAGAAATGGATATTATGACGATTATGAGCGCAGAGATCGTCGCCCACTGCCACCTGCAGGTGGTTTGGACAGgcgccccccacctcctcccatgCCCAGGGAGCCAGCATACAGAGATCCCTATGACCGGTACGATTCGTATGAACGTATGCCTCCTCCACCAATGGGCCGACGCACCCCACCACCTATGGACAGGCGGCCACCTCCCATGGGCTATGATCGCAGAGACGACCCTTACGGAGACATGTATGGACCCCGAGCTGA CTACCCCGGTCCTCCCCGTGACATGCCCCCCCGACGCTTTTAG